The following are encoded together in the Asticcacaulis sp. genome:
- a CDS encoding helix-turn-helix domain-containing protein, with amino-acid sequence MDKLHALTAFSALGQDTRLDVFRLLIQAGPEGRLAGEIGEALGVRQNTMSANLAILTQAGLIRHSRQGRAIRYFADMEGVKGLLAFLLEDCCGGRKELCQPVIDKVACLC; translated from the coding sequence ATGGATAAATTGCACGCCCTCACTGCCTTTTCCGCGCTCGGCCAGGACACCCGGCTGGATGTGTTTCGCCTGCTGATCCAGGCGGGGCCGGAAGGCCGACTGGCCGGCGAAATCGGCGAAGCGCTCGGCGTGCGGCAAAATACCATGTCGGCCAATCTGGCGATCCTTACCCAGGCCGGCCTGATCCGTCATTCGCGCCAAGGTCGGGCCATCCGCTATTTCGCCGATATGGAGGGCGTGAAAGGTCTGCTGGCCTTCCTGCTCGAAGACTGCTGCGGCGGTCGCAAGGAGCTTTGCCAGCCCGTGATCGATAAAGTGGCCTGCCTGTGCTGA
- a CDS encoding arsenate reductase ArsC codes for MTDKIYTVLFICTGNSARSILAEAILNQLGAGRFKAFSAGSMPRGEVNPHALAYLTSLGMPTDFARSKSWDEFAGPDAPALDFIITVCDNAAGEVCPVWPGQPMTVHWGLPDPAAATGSEAEIALAFADAYRVLRNRIWAFINLPIQSLDKLSLQTKLSNIGKDAH; via the coding sequence ATGACTGATAAAATCTATACTGTGCTGTTTATCTGCACCGGCAATTCGGCGCGGTCGATTCTGGCGGAAGCGATCCTGAACCAGTTGGGGGCTGGCCGTTTCAAAGCCTTTTCGGCCGGCTCCATGCCGCGTGGCGAGGTGAACCCCCATGCCCTGGCCTATCTGACAAGTCTCGGAATGCCGACCGACTTTGCCCGCTCGAAGAGCTGGGACGAATTTGCAGGGCCGGATGCGCCCGCGCTCGATTTCATCATCACGGTTTGTGACAATGCTGCCGGCGAGGTCTGTCCCGTCTGGCCCGGCCAGCCGATGACCGTGCACTGGGGCCTGCCCGATCCGGCGGCGGCCACGGGTTCGGAGGCTGAAATCGCCCTGGCCTTTGCGGACGCCTATCGCGTGCTGCGCAACCGCATTTGGGCCTTCATCAACCTGCCCATTCAAAGTCTCGACAAATTGTCCCTGCAAACGAAGCTGTCCAATATCGGCAAGGACGCCCACTGA
- a CDS encoding ATP-binding cassette domain-containing protein: MSDLSLLTIRDASVVRGKRYLLDGFSLTLKVGQHTAILGPNGSGKSTLVKLITRQLYPLAGGHVSLFGHERWNVTELRSLMGIVSSSMQLDFDAHPPLEVFDCVVSGFFAARGLWKQHAVSDEMRVRSREALVQAGADHLIGRDMSTLSTGEARRVLIARALVHRPKALLLDEPCAGLDPASRRIFLESLRRLAANTTLIMVTHHIEEILPEIGHIVLLRDGKVLHEGGKAELLDSAHLTDLFGMPVEVTARGDWYSADIA, encoded by the coding sequence ATGTCCGACCTGTCCCTGCTTACCATACGCGACGCCTCGGTGGTGCGCGGCAAACGTTATCTGCTCGATGGCTTCAGCTTGACGCTTAAGGTCGGCCAGCATACCGCCATACTGGGACCGAACGGCTCCGGCAAGTCCACCCTCGTCAAGCTGATCACGCGCCAGCTTTATCCGCTGGCAGGTGGCCATGTGTCGCTGTTTGGCCATGAGCGCTGGAACGTCACCGAGCTGCGCAGCCTGATGGGGATCGTGTCGTCTTCCATGCAACTCGATTTCGACGCCCATCCGCCGCTGGAGGTCTTCGATTGCGTCGTCTCCGGCTTCTTCGCGGCGCGCGGCCTGTGGAAGCAGCACGCCGTCAGCGATGAGATGCGGGTGCGTAGCCGGGAAGCGCTCGTCCAGGCCGGCGCCGATCATCTGATCGGCCGCGACATGTCGACCCTTTCGACCGGCGAGGCCAGGCGTGTGCTGATCGCGCGGGCGCTGGTTCACAGGCCGAAAGCGCTGCTGCTCGATGAGCCGTGCGCTGGGCTCGATCCGGCCTCGCGGCGGATATTCCTCGAATCCCTGCGCCGGCTGGCCGCCAATACCACCCTGATCATGGTCACCCATCATATCGAGGAAATCCTGCCGGAGATCGGCCATATCGTCCTGCTGCGCGACGGCAAGGTTCTGCACGAAGGCGGCAAGGCCGAACTGCTTGACAGCGCCCACCTGACGGACCTGTTCGGGATGCCGGTCGAGGTTACCGCGCGCGGCGACTGGTACAGCGCCGACATCGCCTAG
- the mnmA gene encoding tRNA 2-thiouridine(34) synthase MnmA: MTVCAIPLIQSADLDAAIAATRLSVGLPEGARVVAAMSGGVDSTVVAALLHQAGYEVIGVTLQLYDHGAALKKTGACCAGQDIHDARMAAEKIGIPHYVLDYESRFRDSVIEEFADSYLRGETPVPCIRCNQSVKFHDLLDVARDLGALAMATGHYVERSVDGQLRRAADTSRDQSYFLFATKREQLDFLRFPLAGIPKPQVRDIAQQLGLKIAHKPDSQDICFVPEGKYTTLINKLRPQGMEKGDIRHIDGRVLGQHDGITGYTIGQRRGLNIAVGEPLFVTRIDPDEKAIIVGPREALLTRALTLKETNWLGDEADLMAAATAQKPVLARVRSTRPPVPARLVAEDGRIEVEFDGAEEGVAPGQACVLYDPADDGRVLGGGFISSTRAAMA; encoded by the coding sequence ATGACCGTCTGCGCCATCCCCCTTATCCAATCGGCTGATCTCGATGCCGCCATCGCCGCCACCCGTCTGAGTGTGGGCCTGCCGGAGGGCGCGCGCGTGGTCGCCGCCATGTCCGGCGGGGTCGATTCCACCGTGGTCGCCGCCCTGCTGCACCAGGCCGGCTATGAGGTCATCGGCGTCACACTCCAGCTTTACGATCACGGCGCAGCCCTGAAAAAGACGGGCGCCTGCTGCGCGGGCCAGGATATCCATGACGCCCGCATGGCAGCGGAAAAGATCGGCATTCCGCACTATGTGCTCGATTACGAAAGCCGGTTTCGGGATTCCGTGATCGAGGAATTCGCCGACAGCTACCTGCGCGGCGAAACCCCGGTGCCGTGCATCCGCTGCAATCAATCGGTCAAGTTCCACGACCTGCTCGATGTCGCCCGCGATCTGGGCGCCCTTGCCATGGCCACCGGCCACTATGTCGAACGCTCTGTAGACGGACAATTGCGCCGCGCCGCCGATACTTCGCGCGACCAAAGCTATTTCCTCTTCGCCACCAAGCGCGAACAGCTCGACTTTCTGCGCTTTCCGCTGGCTGGCATCCCCAAGCCGCAGGTGCGCGATATTGCGCAGCAATTAGGTCTCAAGATCGCTCACAAGCCGGACAGCCAGGACATCTGTTTCGTGCCGGAAGGCAAGTACACCACCCTGATCAACAAACTGCGCCCGCAAGGCATGGAAAAGGGCGATATCCGTCATATCGACGGCCGCGTGCTGGGCCAGCATGACGGCATCACCGGCTACACCATCGGCCAGCGCCGGGGGTTGAATATCGCGGTCGGTGAGCCCCTGTTCGTCACTCGCATCGATCCGGACGAAAAGGCGATCATTGTCGGCCCGCGCGAGGCCCTGCTGACCCGCGCCCTGACGCTTAAGGAAACCAACTGGCTGGGCGACGAGGCCGACCTTATGGCGGCCGCCACGGCGCAAAAGCCGGTGCTGGCCCGCGTGCGCTCCACCCGCCCGCCGGTGCCGGCGCGCCTGGTCGCCGAAGATGGCCGCATAGAAGTCGAATTCGATGGCGCCGAAGAAGGCGTAGCCCCCGGCCAGGCGTGCGTGCTTTACGATCCCGCCGATGACGGCCGCGTATTGGGCGGTGGGTTTATATCGAGCACCCGCGCGGCGATGGCATAA
- a CDS encoding aquaporin family protein, whose translation MPSLNRRLFAEFIGTLLLLATVVGSGIMAQRLAAGNDAVALLGNTLATGAMLVVLITMLGPISGAHFNPAVTLIIALRREIKALPAIAYVVVQIIGAIAGVWLAHAMFGEAIVQISQKVRSGPAQALSEAVATFGLILTIFATHQARRDFVPVAVGLYITGAYWFTASTSFANPAVTLARSLSDTFAGIRPADAPAFILAQIVGALLALAVCTWFLKPSHEISA comes from the coding sequence ATGCCGAGCCTGAACCGCCGGCTGTTTGCTGAATTCATCGGAACCCTTTTGCTGCTCGCCACGGTAGTCGGCTCCGGAATCATGGCGCAGCGACTGGCGGCCGGCAATGACGCCGTTGCCCTGCTCGGCAATACCCTGGCCACCGGCGCCATGCTGGTGGTGCTGATCACCATGCTGGGGCCGATATCCGGTGCGCACTTCAATCCGGCGGTGACCTTGATCATCGCCCTGCGGCGCGAGATAAAAGCCTTGCCGGCTATCGCCTATGTCGTCGTGCAGATCATCGGCGCCATTGCCGGGGTCTGGCTGGCGCACGCCATGTTCGGCGAGGCGATTGTTCAGATATCGCAGAAGGTCCGGTCCGGACCTGCACAGGCCCTGTCGGAAGCGGTGGCCACGTTTGGCCTGATCCTGACCATTTTCGCCACGCACCAGGCGCGCCGCGATTTCGTGCCGGTCGCCGTCGGGCTTTACATCACCGGCGCCTACTGGTTCACCGCCTCGACTTCATTTGCCAATCCGGCCGTCACCCTGGCGCGCAGCCTCAGCGACACCTTCGCCGGCATCCGCCCGGCAGACGCGCCCGCTTTCATTCTGGCCCAGATCGTCGGCGCCCTGCTGGCCTTGGCTGTCTGCACCTGGTTTTTGAAACCCTCACACGAGATATCCGCATGA
- a CDS encoding flagellar hook-length control protein FliK — MPALFDFPFLPMAATGVSTGGDTAASQTGSLAGNAPGNATGSATGLAAATAAGDFASLLAALKVTPAGDGATPAQQNTLPPVAMPSTVNPAGNPAGIPVAAIGNVPALPAAATLLQVQAPTVEAAQAATPAVAAAAGPQGMTQTVQSQILDTVLAQVPAPAVTAEAAPALPDAQPATPKPIQHAEARAIEAPVAVVTQAEAPQAEVAQVQVAQAIVVPPQAEPQAVAPQAPTPKAAMLADATPVQIEAPVVTTPSVKTAEAKPAKTPTVKSKEADTTTAEPAEKPAAAPDMVSVAVVAPAMIAPTVPAAPPAGQPVLAANDGTISDDKASDKRATPAPKGQAAPVAPQPPAPQNQADAADADATDNSAEAAAQPKFAALITVPPQTAAPAAKAQAPAAIAPSVGAPVSATANPAARTETPAPVATNDAAPAQTAQIRSAPVQVAHIQAPQVQASQAQAAQVQSQVQATTRKSVSVPPENKPENVSEPTSLPPAAGTSGFSLVSNAQTTDTTGYTPAATPQAPATSLMSQTAVDNLNALSVQINRRHAEGATKFTMELHPADLGKVDVALSIGRDGRMTAHMTFDSDVTAATFSAHEAELRQQLRDTGLQLSDDALSFSARQKTDAVVQAQAHTVNASARSADDSAFGGSSSGGSPQQQNTFTQADSQQGQNRPNSQHLAQMARNQAAADQADAELDALNGAVDLAAARLNYRQSPSRLALDLSV, encoded by the coding sequence ATGCCTGCGCTGTTCGATTTCCCCTTCCTGCCGATGGCGGCGACCGGTGTATCCACCGGCGGGGATACGGCTGCGTCGCAAACGGGAAGCCTGGCCGGAAATGCGCCGGGCAACGCGACGGGCAGCGCAACGGGCCTTGCAGCCGCCACCGCCGCCGGTGATTTCGCCAGCCTCCTGGCGGCCCTGAAGGTGACGCCGGCCGGGGATGGCGCGACCCCCGCGCAACAAAACACCTTGCCGCCGGTGGCTATGCCATCCACCGTCAATCCCGCCGGCAATCCCGCCGGGATACCCGTGGCGGCGATCGGCAATGTCCCGGCCCTGCCGGCCGCCGCGACCCTGTTGCAGGTACAGGCCCCGACGGTGGAAGCGGCCCAGGCCGCCACGCCGGCAGTTGCGGCGGCTGCCGGGCCTCAGGGTATGACGCAAACGGTTCAGTCCCAAATTCTGGACACGGTTTTGGCTCAGGTTCCGGCCCCGGCTGTCACGGCCGAAGCCGCGCCGGCCTTGCCAGACGCCCAGCCAGCGACACCAAAGCCGATACAACACGCTGAAGCACGGGCAATCGAAGCGCCCGTTGCGGTGGTGACACAAGCCGAGGCACCTCAGGCCGAGGTGGCTCAGGTCCAGGTGGCTCAGGCGATCGTCGTGCCCCCGCAAGCCGAACCGCAAGCCGTCGCTCCTCAGGCGCCGACGCCGAAGGCCGCCATGCTGGCCGACGCGACGCCTGTTCAGATCGAAGCCCCGGTCGTCACGACGCCGAGCGTAAAAACGGCCGAGGCGAAACCTGCCAAAACCCCGACGGTGAAAAGTAAAGAGGCGGACACGACGACGGCTGAGCCCGCCGAAAAGCCCGCTGCCGCGCCGGATATGGTCAGCGTCGCTGTTGTCGCACCCGCCATGATCGCGCCGACCGTGCCGGCTGCGCCTCCGGCCGGTCAGCCGGTTCTCGCGGCCAATGACGGCACGATCAGCGATGACAAGGCCAGTGATAAAAGGGCCACACCGGCACCCAAGGGACAAGCTGCGCCAGTCGCCCCACAACCGCCTGCGCCGCAAAATCAGGCCGATGCCGCTGATGCCGATGCAACAGACAATAGTGCAGAGGCTGCCGCCCAACCGAAATTTGCCGCTCTGATAACGGTGCCGCCGCAAACCGCCGCGCCCGCCGCAAAGGCACAGGCGCCTGCGGCCATCGCCCCATCGGTAGGCGCCCCCGTCTCTGCGACCGCCAATCCGGCTGCGCGCACTGAAACGCCTGCCCCTGTAGCCACAAACGACGCCGCACCGGCGCAGACGGCGCAAATTCGCTCTGCGCCGGTTCAGGTCGCCCATATTCAGGCGCCTCAGGTTCAGGCATCTCAGGCCCAGGCCGCCCAGGTTCAAAGCCAGGTCCAGGCGACAACCCGCAAGTCCGTCAGTGTGCCGCCTGAAAACAAACCTGAAAACGTCAGCGAGCCCACCAGCCTGCCGCCCGCCGCCGGAACGTCCGGCTTTTCACTGGTCAGCAACGCGCAGACGACGGACACGACCGGCTACACGCCTGCCGCCACGCCACAGGCGCCGGCCACAAGCCTGATGTCGCAGACCGCCGTCGATAATCTCAATGCCCTGAGCGTGCAGATCAACCGCCGCCACGCCGAGGGCGCGACGAAATTCACCATGGAACTGCACCCGGCCGATCTCGGCAAGGTCGACGTGGCGCTCAGCATCGGCCGCGACGGCCGGATGACGGCGCACATGACCTTCGATTCCGACGTCACCGCCGCCACCTTCAGCGCCCATGAAGCCGAGCTGCGCCAGCAACTGCGCGATACCGGCCTGCAACTCTCCGATGACGCCTTGAGCTTCTCGGCGCGCCAGAAGACCGATGCGGTGGTTCAGGCCCAGGCGCATACGGTCAATGCCAGTGCCCGCAGCGCTGATGACTCCGCTTTCGGTGGTTCCTCTTCCGGCGGTTCGCCACAGCAACAAAACACCTTTACCCAGGCCGATAGCCAGCAGGGCCAGAACCGTCCGAACAGCCAGCATCTGGCCCAGATGGCGCGCAACCAGGCGGCGGCCGACCAGGCCGATGCCGAACTCGATGCCCTCAATGGCGCGGTCGATCTGGCCGCCGCCCGCCTGAATTACCGTCAATCCCCGTCGCGTCTCGCGCTCGATCTCAGCGTCTAG
- a CDS encoding flagellar hook assembly protein FlgD, with the protein MVTSVANTNAASNPTSNTAADSSKFSTDYTTFLNLLTAQVKNQDPLSPMDTTEWTNQLVQYSSVEQQIKSNGYLETIANASGASGSMTSAVNYIGKTIGSDEPTATLTDGGSATSNYTLGSTATAATLTIKDADGKTVWSDSADDLTAGTHSFAWDGKDSSGNAVGAGKYTLSVSAADASGAVDASAGLTGIVTSAQTENGSTVLKIGNSSVSLDSITSVS; encoded by the coding sequence ATGGTCACCAGCGTCGCCAACACCAATGCCGCCAGCAATCCCACCTCGAATACCGCGGCGGATTCCTCGAAGTTCAGCACCGACTACACCACCTTCCTCAACCTCCTGACCGCGCAGGTGAAGAACCAGGACCCGCTGTCGCCGATGGATACCACCGAGTGGACCAACCAGTTGGTGCAGTATTCCTCGGTCGAACAGCAGATCAAATCCAATGGCTATCTGGAGACGATCGCCAATGCCTCCGGCGCCTCCGGTTCCATGACTTCGGCGGTCAATTATATCGGCAAGACCATCGGCAGCGACGAGCCGACCGCCACCCTGACCGATGGCGGTTCGGCCACCTCGAACTATACGCTCGGGTCCACGGCCACGGCCGCCACCCTGACGATCAAAGACGCCGACGGCAAGACCGTCTGGTCCGATTCCGCCGATGATCTGACCGCCGGTACGCACAGCTTCGCCTGGGACGGCAAGGACAGTTCCGGCAATGCGGTCGGCGCCGGCAAGTACACGCTCAGCGTCTCCGCCGCCGATGCGTCCGGCGCCGTCGATGCCTCGGCCGGCCTGACCGGCATCGTCACTTCCGCCCAGACAGAGAACGGCAGCACCGTCCTCAAGATCGGCAATTCATCCGTTTCGCTCGACAGCATCACCAGCGTTTCCTGA
- a CDS encoding flagellin, with translation MTQTVADRLNSQDLAITTTSDAVSSAKDSIMSSLANGTGTTLMLDMQGSFSAALSGLNYRHNGQYLFNGGNDNAAPVSITSMSQLAGVTSSDDVFTNGTVKKSSQIDAGTTIQTGMLASDLGSKLMSLYKEVQDYNDDPTTGPFGDQLTDAQKDFLTTKSQEFGKLYDDMLQQGALNGTMQKRVENTQTSLQGQADSLSQLVDKRTSVDMAEAYSNLQQAQVAVQASAQVLANLNSTSLLNLLK, from the coding sequence GTGACCCAGACCGTGGCCGACCGCCTGAACAGCCAGGACCTGGCCATTACCACGACGAGCGATGCCGTCTCTTCCGCCAAGGATTCGATCATGAGTTCGCTGGCCAATGGCACCGGCACCACACTGATGCTGGACATGCAGGGCAGTTTCTCGGCGGCGCTCTCCGGGCTGAACTACCGCCACAACGGCCAGTATCTCTTTAACGGCGGCAATGACAATGCCGCCCCCGTCTCGATCACCAGCATGTCGCAACTGGCCGGCGTCACCTCGTCCGACGATGTCTTCACCAACGGCACGGTCAAGAAAAGCTCGCAGATCGACGCCGGCACCACCATCCAGACCGGTATGCTGGCCTCGGACCTGGGCAGCAAGCTGATGAGCCTCTACAAGGAGGTGCAGGACTATAATGACGACCCGACGACCGGCCCCTTTGGCGACCAGCTCACCGACGCACAGAAGGACTTCCTGACCACCAAGTCGCAGGAATTCGGCAAGCTTTACGATGACATGCTGCAACAGGGCGCGCTGAACGGCACCATGCAGAAGCGGGTCGAAAACACGCAGACCTCATTGCAGGGACAGGCGGATTCGCTGTCGCAACTTGTGGACAAGCGGACCTCGGTCGATATGGCCGAAGCCTATTCCAACCTGCAACAGGCGCAGGTGGCGGTCCAGGCGTCGGCGCAGGTGCTGGCCAACCTCAATTCGACCAGCCTGCTCAACCTGCTGAAATAA
- the arsC gene encoding arsenate reductase (glutaredoxin) (This arsenate reductase requires both glutathione and glutaredoxin to convert arsenate to arsenite, after which the efflux transporter formed by ArsA and ArsB can extrude the arsenite from the cell, providing resistance.), which yields MTPIIFHNPDCGTSRNVLAVLEAAGYQPEVVEYLKTGWTRELLLTLLTAANLTPRQALRETKSPAKEMGLLEEGVSDETMLAAMLETPVLVNRPFVVTDRGVKLCRPSEIVLDLIDRYPRGPFAKEDGQLMIDADGKRVISAG from the coding sequence ATGACCCCGATCATTTTTCACAATCCTGACTGCGGCACCTCGCGCAATGTGCTGGCCGTGCTGGAAGCGGCGGGCTACCAGCCGGAGGTCGTCGAATACCTGAAAACCGGCTGGACGCGCGAATTGCTTCTGACCCTGCTGACCGCCGCGAACCTGACGCCGCGTCAGGCGCTGCGTGAAACCAAGTCGCCGGCCAAAGAAATGGGCCTGCTGGAAGAGGGCGTCAGTGACGAGACGATGCTCGCCGCCATGCTGGAAACGCCGGTCCTGGTCAACCGGCCTTTCGTCGTCACCGATCGCGGTGTGAAGCTGTGCCGTCCGTCCGAGATCGTGCTCGACCTGATCGATCGCTATCCGCGCGGCCCCTTCGCCAAGGAAGACGGACAGCTTATGATCGATGCCGACGGAAAACGGGTTATTTCAGCAGGTTGA
- the flgK gene encoding flagellar hook-associated protein FlgK: MSLGSIMNIGVSGLMTAQDQLHVVSDNIANLNTPGYIRKVSHQTSVVTAGVGMGVQSGQVTLAADKFLQAATLKASSISAQSDTSYELLDQMQAQFGDITDTNNLFGQASSVLSSMAQLGEDPTSSASRQEAISYVSGFLSEAGRISTKIQTIRGDADTRIASAVTSVNDLLVSIRDLNGSISGAAVSGTDTTGAQTTQMSYIDQLSKLVDVRVTQEANGGVTLRTQSGTVLVSGASAATPAYTPATSVDASTSFGPITLTGVNNETRDFADSPGSGEIKGLLDIRDKTSVAINDQLNEYVTQFSNQLNAAHNASSAVPAPTSLTGKNTSLTEEEAITGFQGETNIVTLDSSGNITHKMTLTFDTDGSGNGSYLMDGVAGTFSASSFVSDINTGLGGAATLDFTNGKMSLTSGGTDGVAVVDSPANTATSTVPSNKLGQGFSQFFGLNDLVTSDVPTNFKTGLTGSSAHGFTAGDTISFVIKSATGATVANVQYAIPAGATTMTDLVTGAGGLNDTTTGLGRYGTFALDGNGQLTFTGFGNPANTLGVTSDTTSRNGTGASFTQFFGLADSAGNAANHLTVATRIENNVANLSLAQVNLNAATGVSALAGGDGAGGLAMAAIGTQATSFNAAGLNAGGTSTLERYGSDLAGQVGNLAATAKTTKESNASLLDEATSRRSSQEGVNLDEELIHLTTYQQAYSAAGRLVQAAKDMYDVLLNMM; this comes from the coding sequence ATGTCACTAGGTTCGATCATGAACATCGGCGTTTCGGGGCTGATGACGGCGCAGGACCAACTGCACGTCGTCTCCGACAATATCGCCAATCTCAACACGCCGGGCTATATCCGCAAGGTATCGCACCAGACCAGCGTGGTTACCGCCGGCGTCGGCATGGGTGTGCAGTCGGGCCAGGTCACCCTGGCCGCCGACAAATTCCTCCAGGCGGCGACCCTGAAGGCGAGTTCTATCTCGGCCCAGTCCGACACGTCGTATGAACTGCTCGACCAGATGCAGGCGCAGTTTGGCGATATCACCGACACCAATAACCTGTTCGGCCAGGCCAGTTCGGTCCTTTCCTCGATGGCCCAGCTTGGCGAGGACCCGACCTCCAGCGCCAGCCGTCAGGAAGCGATCAGCTATGTGTCGGGCTTCCTGTCCGAAGCCGGCCGGATTTCGACCAAGATCCAGACCATCCGCGGCGACGCCGATACCCGCATCGCCAGCGCCGTTACCTCGGTCAATGACCTGCTGGTCAGCATCCGCGATCTTAACGGCTCGATTTCGGGCGCCGCCGTTTCCGGCACCGATACCACCGGCGCCCAGACCACGCAGATGAGCTATATCGACCAGTTGTCGAAGCTGGTCGATGTCCGCGTCACCCAGGAAGCCAACGGTGGCGTTACCCTGCGCACGCAGTCCGGCACGGTGCTGGTCTCCGGAGCCAGCGCCGCCACCCCGGCCTATACGCCAGCCACCAGCGTCGACGCCTCCACCAGCTTCGGCCCGATTACCCTCACCGGCGTCAATAACGAAACCCGCGACTTCGCCGACAGCCCGGGCTCAGGCGAGATCAAGGGCCTGCTCGACATCCGAGACAAGACCTCGGTAGCGATCAACGACCAGCTCAACGAGTATGTCACCCAGTTCAGCAACCAGCTCAATGCCGCGCACAATGCCTCCAGCGCCGTGCCGGCGCCCACTTCGCTCACCGGCAAGAATACCAGCCTGACCGAGGAAGAAGCCATAACTGGCTTCCAGGGCGAGACCAATATCGTCACGCTCGATTCATCGGGCAATATCACGCACAAGATGACCCTGACCTTCGATACCGACGGCAGCGGCAACGGCAGCTACCTGATGGATGGCGTGGCCGGCACCTTCTCGGCGTCCAGCTTCGTCAGCGATATCAATACCGGCCTGGGCGGGGCGGCGACGCTCGACTTCACCAACGGCAAGATGAGCCTGACCTCCGGCGGCACGGATGGCGTGGCCGTCGTCGATTCCCCGGCGAACACAGCCACCAGCACAGTGCCTTCCAACAAGCTGGGCCAGGGCTTTTCGCAGTTCTTCGGCCTCAATGACCTGGTCACCTCGGACGTACCGACCAATTTCAAGACCGGCCTGACCGGCAGCAGCGCCCACGGCTTCACGGCGGGCGATACGATCAGCTTCGTCATAAAGTCGGCCACCGGCGCCACCGTCGCCAACGTCCAGTATGCCATCCCCGCCGGCGCCACCACCATGACTGACCTGGTCACCGGCGCGGGCGGCCTGAATGACACCACCACCGGGCTTGGCCGTTACGGCACTTTCGCGCTCGATGGCAACGGCCAGCTCACCTTTACCGGCTTCGGCAATCCTGCCAATACGCTCGGCGTCACCAGCGACACCACCTCACGCAACGGCACGGGCGCTTCCTTCACCCAGTTCTTCGGCCTGGCCGACAGCGCGGGCAATGCGGCGAACCATCTCACTGTCGCCACGCGCATCGAAAACAATGTCGCCAATCTCTCCCTGGCTCAGGTCAATCTGAACGCCGCCACCGGCGTCAGCGCCCTGGCCGGCGGCGATGGCGCGGGCGGCCTGGCCATGGCGGCCATCGGCACCCAGGCCACCAGCTTCAACGCGGCCGGACTGAATGCCGGCGGCACCTCGACCCTTGAGCGTTACGGCTCCGATCTGGCCGGCCAGGTCGGCAATCTGGCCGCCACTGCCAAGACCACCAAGGAAAGCAATGCCTCCCTGCTCGATGAGGCGACCTCGCGCCGCTCCAGCCAGGAAGGCGTCAATCTCGATGAGGAACTCATCCATCTCACCACGTACCAGCAGGCATACAGCGCCGCCGGCCGCCTCGTCCAGGCCGCCAAGGACATGTATGATGTGCTGCTGAATATGATGTAA